One Chryseobacterium sp. StRB126 genomic region harbors:
- the folP gene encoding dihydropteroate synthase, which produces MLSNSQTYSINCNGRLVELDTPKIMGILNLTPDSFSDGGKFNDGKLAVEHAEKLLKEGAEIIDIGPQSTRPNAEFLTSEEEVKRIGNVISKIKKEFPEALISLDTFYAETVKFGFNEGIDMINDISGGQYAEKMFDTAAETKLPYILMHVNPSYETMHDKIKFEDITLEVNRYFSEKTNELLQKGVKDIILDPGFGFGKTIEDQMKMINEVGYLEFGKFPLLIGISRKSFIYKPLGKSPLDINEETQKLHMKVLEQGAKILRVHDVAEAKETVNHFLRKK; this is translated from the coding sequence ATGCTCTCAAACTCTCAAACGTACTCCATCAACTGCAATGGCAGACTGGTAGAACTGGATACTCCAAAGATCATGGGAATCCTTAATCTTACCCCGGATTCTTTTTCAGATGGTGGGAAATTTAACGATGGAAAACTGGCAGTGGAACATGCCGAAAAACTCCTGAAAGAAGGAGCTGAAATTATTGATATTGGCCCGCAATCTACGCGCCCCAATGCAGAATTTTTGACCAGTGAAGAGGAGGTCAAAAGAATTGGAAATGTGATTTCTAAGATCAAAAAAGAATTTCCGGAAGCATTGATTTCTTTGGATACATTTTATGCAGAAACCGTAAAATTCGGATTCAATGAAGGGATAGATATGATTAATGATATTTCCGGAGGACAATATGCTGAAAAAATGTTTGATACAGCAGCAGAAACTAAGCTTCCTTACATTTTAATGCATGTTAATCCGTCTTATGAAACCATGCATGATAAAATTAAGTTTGAAGATATAACACTGGAAGTAAACCGATATTTTTCTGAAAAGACCAATGAACTGTTACAAAAAGGAGTAAAAGATATCATTTTAGACCCCGGTTTTGGCTTTGGAAAAACAATAGAAGATCAGATGAAAATGATTAATGAGGTTGGATATCTTGAATTTGGGAAATTTCCTTTACTGATCGGTATTTCAAGAAAATCATTTATCTACAAACCCCTTGGAAAATCTCCGCTTGATATCAATGAGGAAACACAGAAATTGCACATGAAAGTGCTGGAGCAGGGAGCGAAAATTTTAAGAGTTCACGATGTGGCTGAAGCCAAAGAAACCGTTAATCATTTTTTACGGAAAAAATAA
- the tpiA gene encoding triose-phosphate isomerase translates to MRRKIVAGNWKMNKNVIDAQQLMIQLLSYKNNNATNCEVWIAPPSLYLMMAKDIFEKDEIGVFSQDMSEHESGAYTGEISADMLESIDATGSLIGHSERRQYHGETDSHCNRKIKLALEKGLIPVYCNGETLEQRKAGQHFEVVKNQTEVALFTLSAEEIKKVVIAYEPVWAIGTGETATPEQAQEIHAHIRSIIAAKYGQEVADEVSILYGGSVKPDNAKEIFSQPDIDGGLIGGAALKLEDFSKIIEGFN, encoded by the coding sequence ATGAGAAGAAAAATAGTTGCAGGCAACTGGAAAATGAACAAAAATGTAATTGATGCACAACAATTGATGATTCAGTTACTAAGCTATAAAAACAATAATGCAACCAACTGTGAAGTTTGGATCGCTCCACCATCTTTATATTTAATGATGGCTAAAGACATCTTTGAAAAGGATGAAATCGGAGTATTCTCTCAGGATATGAGCGAACACGAAAGCGGTGCATACACAGGAGAAATCTCCGCTGATATGTTAGAATCCATCGATGCAACAGGTTCATTAATCGGGCACTCTGAAAGAAGACAATACCATGGTGAAACAGATTCTCACTGTAACAGAAAAATCAAATTGGCTCTTGAAAAAGGTCTTATTCCTGTCTATTGCAACGGAGAAACTCTTGAGCAGAGAAAAGCAGGACAGCACTTTGAAGTGGTTAAAAATCAAACTGAAGTAGCTCTTTTCACACTTTCTGCTGAAGAGATTAAAAAAGTAGTAATTGCTTACGAACCGGTTTGGGCTATTGGAACGGGAGAAACAGCAACCCCTGAGCAGGCTCAGGAAATTCATGCACACATCAGAAGCATCATTGCTGCTAAGTACGGTCAGGAAGTAGCTGATGAGGTTTCTATCCTTTACGGAGGTTCTGTGAAGCCGGATAATGCGAAAGAAATTTTCTCTCAGCCGGATATTGACGGTGGTCTGATTGGAGGTGCCGCTTTGAAATTAGAGGATTTCTCTAAGATTATTGAGGGTTTCAATTAA
- a CDS encoding BT_3928 family protein: MIKGLLRFIIAVIFILSGFVKAVDLVGFSFKMEEYFSPAVFNMPFFEKFALLFSIIVVVLELFLGFMLLLKMKLKFTLSALIALCVFFGFLTFYSAYFNVVTDCGCFGDAIKFTPWQSFFKDVALLVGLIILFVLYKKDFRKTDEYGSSKKESTGKFKYALFAVFSLGMIYIMAQGIMHEPIIDFRDYKVGTDIKGEKEKINKNPSEYKTFYSLKNQKTGEVLKVNQDDYIKETKYWAEGSPWKIEEGKNESVLVKEGYKSEIVKFKIEDPTGMELTDEIIKAPKAILVFSYHPKEVSADLIQKVEAKVNAQKGALIYGVSTDQNTFKTIKNTMMDGTAIKTIARSNPFVLILQNGKIVDKQPAKDYIK; encoded by the coding sequence ATGATCAAAGGTTTATTACGCTTTATTATTGCTGTCATTTTTATCCTTTCAGGCTTTGTAAAAGCTGTGGATTTAGTAGGATTCTCCTTTAAAATGGAGGAATATTTTTCACCTGCCGTCTTCAATATGCCGTTTTTTGAAAAATTTGCCCTGCTGTTTTCAATTATCGTTGTTGTACTGGAGCTTTTCCTTGGATTTATGCTGCTGTTGAAAATGAAGCTTAAATTTACCTTATCAGCTTTAATTGCACTCTGTGTGTTCTTTGGCTTCCTAACATTCTATTCTGCCTATTTCAATGTGGTAACAGATTGTGGATGTTTCGGTGATGCTATTAAATTTACGCCTTGGCAGAGTTTCTTTAAAGATGTGGCTCTTCTTGTAGGACTTATCATTCTGTTTGTACTGTACAAAAAAGACTTCCGTAAAACGGATGAATATGGCAGCAGCAAAAAAGAATCTACGGGTAAGTTCAAATATGCTCTTTTTGCTGTATTTTCTTTGGGAATGATCTACATTATGGCTCAGGGAATTATGCATGAACCGATCATCGATTTCCGTGATTACAAAGTAGGGACAGATATTAAAGGAGAGAAAGAAAAAATCAATAAAAACCCATCAGAATACAAGACTTTTTATTCCCTTAAAAATCAAAAAACAGGTGAAGTTTTAAAGGTGAATCAGGATGATTACATCAAGGAAACAAAATACTGGGCAGAAGGTTCTCCATGGAAAATTGAAGAAGGGAAAAATGAATCTGTACTGGTTAAAGAAGGGTATAAATCTGAAATTGTAAAATTCAAGATTGAAGATCCTACAGGAATGGAACTGACAGATGAAATCATCAAAGCTCCAAAAGCAATTCTTGTGTTTTCTTACCATCCAAAAGAAGTTTCTGCTGATCTTATTCAAAAGGTGGAAGCTAAAGTAAATGCTCAGAAAGGAGCGCTTATCTATGGGGTTTCAACGGATCAGAATACTTTTAAAACCATTAAAAATACAATGATGGACGGTACTGCCATTAAAACCATTGCAAGAAGTAATCCTTTTGTACTGATCCTTCAAAACGGGAAAATAGTTGACAAACAGCCTGCAAAAGACTATATTAAATAA
- a CDS encoding DUF1599 domain-containing protein, translating to MSKTSVQFEKIISQCRDLFSKKLQDYGPAWRVLRPSSITDQIYIKVNRIRTLQMTDVKMVDESEEDEFIAIVNYSIIGLIQLEKGLSNDFNENKEEILSLYDKYSHEAQALMERKNHDYGEAWRDMRISSITDLIYQKVLRTKQIEDNQGKTIVSEGLDANYFDMLNYAVFCLIKFSEQKNQFEPKTI from the coding sequence ATGTCAAAAACATCAGTACAGTTCGAGAAAATTATCAGTCAGTGTCGTGATCTTTTCAGTAAAAAATTACAGGATTACGGACCGGCGTGGAGGGTTTTAAGACCAAGTTCCATTACGGATCAGATTTATATTAAAGTTAATAGAATCCGTACGCTGCAAATGACTGATGTAAAAATGGTGGATGAAAGTGAAGAGGATGAGTTTATCGCAATTGTCAACTACTCTATCATTGGGCTTATTCAGCTTGAAAAAGGGCTTTCCAATGACTTTAATGAAAATAAGGAAGAAATTTTAAGTCTGTATGACAAATATTCCCACGAAGCTCAGGCTTTAATGGAAAGAAAAAACCATGATTATGGGGAAGCATGGAGAGATATGAGAATTTCTTCGATTACAGATTTAATTTATCAGAAAGTATTAAGAACCAAGCAGATTGAAGACAACCAAGGAAAAACCATCGTCTCTGAAGGCCTTGACGCCAATTATTTCGATATGCTGAATTATGCTGTTTTCTGCCTGATTAAATTCTCAGAACAAAAAAACCAATTCGAACCCAAAACTATTTAA
- a CDS encoding DUF6058 family natural product biosynthesis protein, whose translation MEDNFNYINENYITEDHLCNIAGITKDELVVLIQNHLVPEASYIISRNIKITSPLNDEFQSEITEKYFSKSCISLIQKNKNLNDPQKYKAEFKEKFIQNLMAHSDKRFAYNDIFKDDFSNQEKLNEIFESEWTAYCNGIYGICTLHSTEEDIVKKEIAVKKLIQFNEIFSQKTLAASEIKELMKLNEEFNEVAERFAPYQRKTSSRGKYLDSILEKNNLEHLVKKY comes from the coding sequence ATGGAAGATAATTTCAATTACATTAATGAAAATTATATTACAGAAGATCATTTATGTAATATAGCAGGGATCACTAAAGATGAACTGGTTGTACTTATCCAGAATCATTTAGTTCCGGAAGCTTCTTATATTATTTCACGAAATATAAAAATTACATCACCCCTTAACGATGAGTTTCAAAGTGAAATCACTGAAAAATATTTCAGCAAAAGCTGTATTTCACTGATTCAAAAAAATAAGAATCTGAATGATCCACAAAAGTATAAAGCCGAATTTAAAGAAAAATTTATTCAAAACTTAATGGCTCATTCTGATAAACGTTTTGCTTATAATGATATTTTCAAAGATGACTTTTCTAATCAGGAAAAGCTTAATGAAATCTTTGAAAGTGAATGGACTGCTTATTGTAACGGAATTTATGGAATCTGTACACTCCATTCTACTGAAGAAGACATTGTAAAAAAAGAAATTGCAGTAAAAAAATTAATCCAATTCAATGAAATATTTTCTCAAAAAACCCTTGCAGCAAGTGAAATAAAAGAGCTTATGAAATTGAATGAAGAATTCAATGAAGTGGCAGAGAGATTTGCTCCCTATCAAAGAAAAACAAGCAGCAGAGGGAAATACCTCGACAGCATTTTAGAAAAAAACAATTTAGAACATTTAGTAAAGAAATATTGA
- a CDS encoding esterase-like activity of phytase family protein, translating into MKKLLLSALVMSTLWSCSKDDDNNINNQDINYSKLPQEFPFTTLATVNGVDVINGGFGSGAAAHPTRKGEFYVITDRGPNTDFKSGKKFLTPNFTPTIMHFKINAEGKVEVIKYIKLKNPSGQPITGLPNPAGMGSTGEIAYDAAGNELGTDKYGLDSESIVAAPDGTFWVSDEYGPHIVHYNADGVEMERISPMGVNTGTRKLPAVLAKRRANRGMEGLCMTPDGKTLVGTMQSMMFVPSKALATNATLTRIVTFDINTGQTKQYLYKQDGGASDSVCDITALGSNEFLVIERDGNFGTQGGIKKVYRINLSEATDVNGTDLAAVDGMKINGKALEQCTWDELTTAGIKPVSKKLAVDLVAKLGYEHDKFEGIVYLGNNKLAVFNDDDFGVVDDGAGNAKAKILPKTGKVDKGTMYIVDIQ; encoded by the coding sequence ATGAAAAAGTTATTATTATCTGCTTTGGTGATGTCTACACTATGGTCATGCAGCAAAGACGATGACAACAATATAAATAATCAGGATATTAATTACTCTAAACTTCCTCAGGAGTTTCCTTTTACAACACTGGCAACAGTGAACGGAGTAGATGTAATTAATGGTGGATTCGGCTCCGGAGCGGCAGCTCATCCTACAAGAAAAGGAGAATTTTATGTTATTACAGACCGTGGCCCAAATACTGATTTTAAAAGCGGAAAGAAATTTTTAACACCTAATTTTACTCCAACCATTATGCATTTTAAAATTAATGCTGAAGGAAAAGTGGAAGTTATTAAATATATTAAGCTTAAAAATCCATCCGGACAGCCTATTACAGGGCTTCCAAACCCAGCAGGAATGGGAAGTACAGGCGAAATAGCCTATGATGCAGCAGGAAATGAGCTGGGTACGGATAAATATGGGTTAGACAGTGAAAGTATTGTAGCAGCACCAGATGGTACATTCTGGGTTTCTGATGAATATGGTCCACACATCGTTCACTACAATGCCGATGGAGTAGAGATGGAAAGAATAAGCCCAATGGGTGTGAACACAGGAACAAGAAAATTACCAGCTGTTTTAGCGAAAAGAAGAGCCAACAGAGGAATGGAAGGACTTTGTATGACTCCAGATGGAAAAACATTGGTAGGAACAATGCAGTCAATGATGTTTGTTCCATCAAAAGCTTTGGCAACCAATGCAACTTTAACGAGAATTGTAACTTTTGATATTAATACCGGACAAACGAAACAATATCTGTATAAACAAGATGGTGGCGCTTCTGATTCAGTTTGTGACATTACAGCATTAGGGAGTAATGAATTCCTTGTGATTGAAAGAGACGGTAATTTCGGAACGCAGGGTGGAATTAAAAAAGTATACAGAATCAACCTAAGCGAAGCAACAGACGTAAATGGAACCGACCTTGCAGCCGTAGATGGAATGAAAATAAACGGCAAAGCTCTGGAACAGTGTACCTGGGACGAGCTTACCACAGCAGGAATTAAACCTGTTTCTAAAAAATTAGCCGTAGATCTGGTTGCAAAGCTGGGCTATGAACATGATAAGTTTGAGGGAATTGTTTATTTAGGAAATAATAAACTGGCTGTTTTTAATGATGATGATTTTGGAGTGGTAGATGACGGAGCCGGAAATGCTAAAGCTAAAATCCTTCCTAAAACAGGGAAGGTTGACAAAGGAACTATGTATATAGTCGATATTCAATAA
- a CDS encoding ACT domain-containing protein, with protein MRTENKEYTITAYTEDCLGLMSRINAIFSRRRISITHFNMGPSETENIKKFVITIRETEESVQKITRQMEKQVDVLEVHYHKNPYLTAIEYAS; from the coding sequence ATGAGAACAGAAAATAAAGAATATACTATAACAGCCTATACAGAGGATTGTTTGGGATTGATGAGCAGAATCAATGCTATTTTTTCAAGACGGAGGATTTCCATAACCCATTTCAATATGGGGCCGTCTGAAACAGAGAATATAAAAAAGTTTGTCATTACCATCAGAGAAACAGAGGAATCGGTTCAGAAGATCACCAGACAAATGGAAAAACAGGTAGATGTGTTGGAGGTTCATTATCATAAAAATCCATATCTCACAGCAATAGAATACGCTAGCTAA
- the ilvD gene encoding dihydroxy-acid dehydratase — protein MLNKYSKTFTQNSEQPAAKAMLYGIGFTEEDMQKAQIGIASMGYDGNTCNMHLNDLARVVKKGTWNHGLAGLIFNTIGVSDGMSNGTDGMRYSLVSRDVIADSIEAICGAQYYDGLIALPGCDKNMPGTIIAMGRLNRPSLMVYGGTIAPGCYKGETLNIVSAFEALGKKIAGEISEEDFDGVVKNSCPGAGACGGMYTANTMASAIEALGMSLPYSSSNPALSKEKQDECLEAGKYLKILLEKDIKPSDIMTRKAFENALRLIVVLGGSTNAVLHFIAMAKSVGVSVTQDDFQTMSDCTPVLADLKPSGKYLMQDLHEHGGIPAVMKYLLEEGLLHGDCLTVTGKTLAENLEDVPSLNFSTQKIIKPLSNPVKPTGHLRILYGNLAEKGSVAKITGKEGERFVGKARVFDGEKNLIKGIEDGTVQQGDVIVIRNEGPKGAPGMPEMLKPTSALIGAGLGSSVALITDGRFSGGTHGFVVGHITPEAHEGGLIAFVEDDDLIEIDAVNNTIQLKVSEEEIEKRKQGWQKPALKVKKGLLYKYALTVSSAAEGCVTDEI, from the coding sequence ATGTTAAATAAATATTCAAAAACATTCACACAAAACAGTGAACAGCCAGCCGCAAAAGCAATGTTATACGGGATTGGTTTTACAGAAGAAGATATGCAAAAAGCGCAGATCGGGATTGCAAGCATGGGGTACGATGGAAATACCTGCAACATGCACCTCAACGATCTGGCCAGAGTGGTGAAAAAAGGAACATGGAATCACGGATTGGCAGGGTTGATCTTTAATACCATTGGGGTAAGTGACGGAATGAGCAACGGAACTGATGGGATGCGCTATTCACTGGTAAGCCGGGATGTGATTGCAGACAGTATTGAAGCTATTTGTGGTGCTCAGTATTATGACGGACTTATTGCTTTACCAGGATGTGACAAAAATATGCCGGGAACAATCATTGCGATGGGTAGACTGAACAGACCTTCACTGATGGTATATGGTGGAACTATTGCCCCGGGGTGCTACAAAGGTGAAACATTGAATATCGTTTCTGCTTTTGAAGCTTTAGGAAAAAAAATTGCAGGAGAAATTTCAGAGGAAGATTTTGATGGAGTGGTTAAAAATTCCTGTCCCGGAGCAGGCGCTTGTGGCGGAATGTATACAGCCAATACGATGGCTTCTGCAATAGAAGCATTAGGAATGAGTCTTCCCTATTCTTCTTCCAATCCGGCATTAAGTAAAGAAAAACAGGATGAATGTCTGGAAGCAGGGAAATACCTGAAGATTCTCCTGGAAAAAGATATCAAACCTTCAGATATCATGACCCGTAAAGCTTTTGAAAATGCACTTCGCCTGATTGTAGTTTTAGGAGGCAGTACCAATGCCGTTCTTCATTTTATAGCAATGGCTAAAAGTGTCGGAGTATCTGTTACTCAGGATGATTTTCAAACAATGAGCGATTGTACTCCTGTGTTGGCCGACCTTAAGCCAAGTGGAAAGTACCTGATGCAGGATTTACATGAACATGGCGGAATACCGGCAGTCATGAAATATCTATTGGAGGAAGGGTTGTTACACGGGGATTGCTTAACCGTTACCGGAAAAACATTAGCCGAAAATTTAGAAGATGTTCCGTCACTGAACTTTAGTACTCAAAAGATTATAAAACCATTATCAAATCCGGTAAAACCTACCGGCCATTTGAGAATTCTATATGGAAACCTTGCAGAAAAAGGAAGTGTTGCCAAGATCACAGGAAAAGAAGGAGAACGATTTGTTGGAAAAGCCCGTGTATTTGATGGTGAGAAGAACCTCATCAAAGGAATTGAAGATGGGACCGTTCAACAAGGTGATGTGATTGTGATCCGCAATGAAGGGCCAAAAGGAGCTCCAGGAATGCCGGAAATGCTGAAACCTACAAGTGCTTTGATTGGTGCAGGACTGGGAAGTAGTGTTGCTTTGATTACGGATGGCCGATTTAGTGGTGGAACTCATGGATTTGTTGTAGGACATATCACTCCTGAAGCTCATGAAGGCGGATTAATTGCTTTTGTGGAAGATGATGACCTTATAGAAATAGATGCTGTAAACAATACCATACAGCTAAAAGTTTCAGAAGAAGAGATTGAAAAAAGAAAGCAAGGCTGGCAAAAACCTGCTCTAAAAGTGAAGAAAGGATTGCTCTATAAATATGCATTAACCGTATCATCCGCCGCTGAAGGCTGTGTAACGGATGAAATTTAA
- the ilvE gene encoding branched-chain-amino-acid transaminase — protein MYYNDDTVIYFDGNFMKAKDAGTNLYGQSLHYGYSVFEGIKSYSTAHGTRIFKAKEHYERLKRSAELMHIPFNYSVDQLTELTYELLELNGFTDAYIRPLVTCSPNMSLSKGKESYLSLLAWEWSNGYLADKMKIMTSGFQRPNPKAFKVEAKVGGHYVNSILACQDAKDKGYDEALVLDENGYVAESSGANVFYEKDGTLFTPAKGSILPGITRQTVFEICDELNIPVKETFFKPEEMRGADAAFFCGTAAEIVALDSLDDVPFTKQWEDTASEKVQQAYLKLVRVLSL, from the coding sequence ATGTATTACAACGACGACACGGTCATCTATTTTGATGGAAATTTCATGAAAGCCAAAGACGCAGGAACCAATCTTTATGGGCAATCTCTTCACTATGGATATTCAGTTTTTGAAGGAATTAAATCTTACAGCACAGCCCATGGAACAAGGATTTTTAAAGCAAAAGAACACTATGAAAGGCTGAAAAGATCTGCAGAACTAATGCACATTCCCTTCAATTATTCAGTAGATCAGCTTACAGAACTTACTTATGAACTGTTGGAACTGAACGGCTTTACAGATGCTTATATCCGTCCTCTGGTAACCTGTTCTCCCAATATGTCCCTTTCAAAAGGCAAAGAATCTTACTTATCCCTTTTGGCTTGGGAATGGAGCAACGGTTATCTCGCAGATAAAATGAAGATTATGACCTCTGGTTTTCAGCGTCCTAATCCGAAAGCCTTCAAAGTGGAAGCCAAAGTAGGTGGCCATTATGTGAACTCTATTCTGGCTTGTCAGGATGCAAAAGATAAAGGATATGACGAAGCTTTGGTGCTGGATGAAAACGGATATGTCGCAGAAAGCTCAGGAGCCAATGTTTTTTATGAAAAAGACGGAACATTATTTACTCCCGCAAAAGGAAGCATTCTTCCTGGTATCACAAGACAGACAGTTTTTGAAATATGTGATGAACTGAATATTCCCGTAAAAGAAACCTTCTTTAAACCGGAAGAAATGAGAGGTGCGGATGCCGCATTTTTCTGCGGAACAGCAGCCGAAATTGTTGCGTTGGATTCCTTGGATGATGTTCCTTTCACCAAACAATGGGAAGATACAGCAAGTGAAAAGGTACAACAGGCTTATTTAAAATTAGTGAGAGTTCTGTCATTGTAA
- a CDS encoding TerB family tellurite resistance protein — translation MQKSNKSIAGYHLLMILSSVDGEFAPEEGMLVQQYLADEFPFRMNLDNELETLALLQPEEWKDHFEFHARCFHEDSTADERVKFAQFAKSLIKADNKVTEEEHTFYVLLKNLWGL, via the coding sequence ATGCAAAAATCAAATAAATCTATCGCCGGCTACCACTTATTAATGATCCTTTCTTCTGTGGACGGAGAATTTGCTCCTGAAGAGGGAATGCTGGTACAACAATATCTGGCAGATGAGTTTCCATTCAGAATGAACCTTGATAATGAACTTGAAACATTGGCTCTTTTACAGCCTGAGGAATGGAAAGATCACTTTGAATTCCATGCAAGATGCTTTCATGAGGATTCTACAGCAGATGAGCGTGTAAAGTTTGCTCAGTTTGCCAAGTCTCTGATTAAAGCAGACAACAAGGTAACTGAAGAAGAGCACACATTCTATGTTCTGTTGAAAAACTTATGGGGATTATAA
- the ilvB gene encoding biosynthetic-type acetolactate synthase large subunit produces MKNLNQSTAIELSGSRIILEAFLHEGVKTVFGYPGGAIIPIYDALYDYKDQLEHILVRHEQAAVHAAQGLARVSGKVGVVMATSGPGATNLVTGLADALLDNTPLVCITGQVFDHLLGTDAFQEIDVMNITSPVTKWNYQVTDANELPEVLAKAFYIAKSGRPGPVLIDVTKNAQLQKVSYKGYSPCNSLRSYKPDPAPSLRNIEQAAELINQAERPFIIAGQGIMLGKAEKEFLEFAEKSGIPVAWTVLGMGAIPTDHSQAVGMVGMHGNYGPNILTNQCDVLIAVGMRFDDRVTGRLDQYAKQAKVIHFDIDSSEINKNVKADVPVLGNCKETLPILTALIKKGEHPEWHQRFKDCLEVESINLINEELYPNEEEITMGEVIRCLNEMTRGDAVIVTDVGQHQMVTCRYSNFQHTRTNVTSGGLGTMGFCLPAAIGAAYGERNLPVIAVMGDGGAQMNIQELGTVMQYHPEVKILILNNSYLGMVRQWQELFHEERYSSVDIQSPEFVQVASGYHIPGRKVSQREYLKEALEEMLTHQGAFLLEVMTGKKHNVFPMIPQGKSVSEIVLNHKS; encoded by the coding sequence ATGAAGAATTTAAATCAATCAACTGCTATAGAACTGAGCGGAAGCCGGATTATCCTTGAAGCATTTCTTCATGAGGGTGTAAAAACCGTTTTCGGTTATCCCGGTGGAGCCATCATTCCCATTTATGATGCGCTTTATGATTACAAAGATCAGTTGGAGCATATTCTTGTCCGCCATGAGCAGGCAGCCGTACATGCCGCACAAGGATTGGCTAGAGTTTCCGGAAAAGTAGGAGTAGTTATGGCTACAAGTGGTCCTGGAGCTACCAACCTGGTGACAGGATTAGCAGATGCTTTATTGGATAATACACCATTGGTATGCATTACAGGACAGGTGTTTGATCATCTTTTAGGAACGGATGCTTTTCAGGAAATTGATGTTATGAATATCACCAGCCCCGTTACCAAATGGAATTATCAGGTAACCGATGCCAATGAACTTCCTGAAGTGTTAGCTAAAGCATTTTATATCGCAAAATCGGGACGTCCGGGGCCGGTACTTATTGATGTAACTAAAAATGCCCAGTTGCAGAAAGTTTCATACAAAGGATATTCTCCATGTAATTCCTTAAGAAGCTATAAACCGGATCCTGCTCCATCGTTGAGAAATATTGAGCAGGCAGCAGAACTCATTAACCAGGCAGAGCGTCCGTTCATTATTGCGGGGCAGGGAATTATGCTGGGAAAAGCAGAAAAAGAATTCCTGGAGTTTGCCGAAAAATCTGGAATTCCGGTAGCATGGACGGTTTTGGGAATGGGTGCTATTCCTACAGATCATTCACAGGCAGTAGGAATGGTAGGAATGCATGGAAATTACGGACCCAATATTCTTACCAATCAATGTGATGTTCTGATTGCTGTAGGAATGCGTTTCGATGATCGTGTGACAGGAAGACTAGACCAGTATGCGAAGCAGGCAAAGGTTATTCATTTTGATATTGATTCATCAGAAATCAATAAAAATGTAAAAGCAGATGTTCCCGTTCTTGGAAACTGCAAAGAAACTTTACCGATTCTTACCGCATTAATTAAGAAAGGAGAGCATCCGGAATGGCATCAAAGGTTTAAAGATTGCCTGGAAGTGGAAAGCATCAATCTCATTAATGAGGAATTATATCCTAATGAAGAAGAGATTACTATGGGCGAAGTTATAAGATGCCTTAATGAAATGACGAGGGGAGATGCTGTGATTGTAACGGATGTAGGGCAACATCAGATGGTAACCTGCAGATATTCCAACTTTCAGCATACAAGAACTAATGTTACAAGTGGAGGATTGGGAACAATGGGGTTCTGCCTTCCCGCAGCAATAGGCGCAGCTTATGGAGAACGTAATCTTCCGGTTATTGCAGTAATGGGAGACGGAGGTGCCCAGATGAATATCCAGGAGCTGGGAACAGTGATGCAATATCATCCGGAAGTTAAAATTTTAATACTGAACAACAGCTATCTGGGAATGGTAAGACAATGGCAGGAGCTTTTTCATGAAGAGAGATATTCTTCTGTGGACATCCAGAGTCCGGAGTTTGTACAGGTGGCGAGCGGATACCATATTCCCGGAAGAAAGGTGAGTCAGAGAGAATATTTGAAAGAAGCACTTGAGGAAATGCTCACTCATCAAGGGGCTTTTCTACTGGAGGTGATGACAGGAAAGAAACATAATGTATTTCCTATGATTCCTCAGGGAAAAAGTGTTTCAGAAATTGTATTGAATCATAAATCATAA